In Spirosoma agri, one DNA window encodes the following:
- a CDS encoding sensor histidine kinase yields the protein MTTEQHKEYETTLPKPSSRLVLVLYGVLALFVLGTGYLLYKNTQLTKEYTQGRETLRSAIQTNQRSIDRQQLTFGMKTFVWAVRNALLQNKPGEVNEYFNTLVKDKGVQEVLLVDPAGKVIISTNKKNQGIGFASRFPTYLLQQQDVYFNEKKPYELSAPVTGPNKRLGTLVMFYKPTPILAD from the coding sequence ATGACTACCGAACAACACAAAGAATACGAAACAACCCTTCCAAAGCCCAGTTCCAGACTGGTGCTTGTCCTTTATGGCGTACTCGCTCTATTCGTACTAGGCACAGGGTATTTACTGTATAAGAATACCCAATTGACCAAAGAATATACCCAGGGGCGCGAAACCCTGCGCAGTGCTATCCAGACAAATCAACGATCTATTGACCGCCAGCAACTGACGTTCGGCATGAAAACGTTTGTCTGGGCGGTACGTAACGCCCTGTTGCAGAATAAGCCGGGCGAAGTCAACGAATACTTTAACACGCTGGTTAAAGACAAAGGTGTTCAGGAAGTCCTGCTGGTTGACCCTGCTGGGAAAGTAATAATCTCAACCAATAAGAAAAACCAGGGAATTGGTTTCGCCAGCCGTTTTCCAACCTATTTGCTTCAGCAACAGGACGTTTATTTTAACGAAAAAAAACCGTATGAGCTGTCGGCGCCCGTTACCGGTCCTAACAAACGTTTAGGAACCCTGGTTATGTTCTACAAACCCACACCAATTCTTGCGGACTAA
- a CDS encoding mechanosensitive ion channel family protein, translating into MLLLWSFFQPPRVNEPPFTINDGLILFWNTVRDFMKGIIERLPYLIVGAVVFLLFWLLAKAVQKVINKVAVQSHSIDETLASLVSRIVSTLITIIGFLATCVVVFPSFKPGDIIAGLGITSVAIGFAFKDILQNFFAGILILWRRPFKVGDQIRVNNFEGTVENINMRSTRLKTYDGERAILPNGDVYTSSVLVRTAYHKRRLKFVVGIGYSDSIEEARSVIHDVLNGIEGVLKDPAPWVYVTELAGSSVNLTIFFWVESQQANALKVSDQVVTGIKLALDKASIDMPFPHTVVLLEKQSNADGPAILSRPAAKAKAVSSLNGQNI; encoded by the coding sequence ATGCTTTTACTCTGGAGTTTTTTCCAGCCGCCCCGGGTCAATGAACCACCTTTTACCATCAATGACGGTCTGATCTTATTCTGGAACACTGTTCGCGACTTTATGAAGGGAATCATTGAACGACTCCCCTATCTTATCGTCGGCGCGGTGGTCTTTCTGCTGTTCTGGCTGCTGGCAAAAGCCGTTCAGAAAGTGATTAACAAAGTAGCCGTTCAGAGCCACTCCATAGATGAAACGCTGGCCAGCCTGGTAAGCCGCATCGTCAGTACGCTTATTACCATCATTGGCTTTCTGGCTACCTGCGTGGTTGTCTTTCCGTCGTTCAAGCCCGGCGATATCATTGCGGGGCTGGGTATTACGTCGGTGGCCATCGGGTTTGCCTTCAAAGATATTCTCCAGAATTTCTTTGCCGGTATCCTTATTCTGTGGCGTCGGCCCTTCAAAGTAGGCGACCAGATTCGGGTCAACAATTTTGAAGGCACCGTTGAGAATATCAATATGCGTTCCACCCGGCTCAAAACCTACGATGGCGAGCGGGCCATTCTGCCGAACGGTGACGTTTATACCAGTTCCGTGCTGGTCCGAACGGCTTATCATAAACGCCGGTTAAAATTTGTGGTAGGCATTGGCTATTCGGATTCCATTGAAGAAGCCCGCAGCGTCATTCACGACGTACTGAATGGCATCGAGGGCGTCCTGAAAGATCCGGCTCCCTGGGTATACGTAACCGAACTGGCGGGTTCATCGGTGAACCTGACGATTTTCTTCTGGGTCGAATCTCAACAGGCCAATGCCTTGAAAGTGAGCGATCAGGTGGTGACGGGTATCAAACTGGCCCTCGACAAAGCCAGTATCGACATGCCCTTTCCGCACACGGTGGTCTTGCTGGAAAAACAATCCAACGCCGATGGTCCGGCCATCTTATCACGTCCGGCGGCTAAAGCGAAAGCCGTTTCTTCTTTAAACGGTCAGAACATATGA
- a CDS encoding AI-2E family transporter produces the protein MEHRSSFSRRVATAAFITLLIAALFWLIGYAASFFFLVFGGITFAVVISAMAHFIQHKTPLSYGPSVAIVLLLLVGLIGGTIWGLAPTVSQQANDLAKSIPKSVDQLKMTLQKTEWGKNLLDGIPENPSDLLSSGVPGKGVFSELTGIFSGTLGGLVNVLIVIITGIYLAFNPGNYRRGFVRLFNPSYRNRLLDVMDTCYSTLKNWFISRTITMTVVGVVTGIGLALLGVPFAIVLGIIAGVLNFIPNLGPYIALAPALLVALPQGTEYLVYVFALYMGVQSLEGYVLTPLLDKKFVSLPPALLLFGQVLMGILVGLVGVLFASPLIAVLMIIVEELYVKDRLEQKT, from the coding sequence ATGGAACATAGATCTTCTTTTTCGCGCCGGGTGGCTACGGCGGCCTTCATTACGTTGCTGATAGCGGCCCTGTTCTGGCTGATTGGCTACGCAGCCAGCTTTTTCTTTCTGGTATTTGGCGGGATTACGTTCGCGGTAGTTATCAGTGCCATGGCGCATTTTATCCAGCACAAAACACCATTGTCATATGGGCCATCGGTGGCTATCGTCCTACTCCTGCTTGTCGGCCTGATCGGAGGTACCATCTGGGGGTTGGCACCAACCGTCAGCCAACAGGCCAATGACCTGGCCAAATCGATACCAAAATCGGTCGATCAATTAAAAATGACGTTACAGAAAACCGAGTGGGGAAAGAACTTGCTGGATGGCATTCCAGAAAACCCAAGCGATCTGCTCTCCTCAGGTGTACCAGGCAAAGGGGTTTTTTCGGAACTAACGGGTATTTTTTCGGGTACGCTGGGCGGCCTGGTCAACGTACTGATTGTGATCATCACAGGAATTTACCTGGCATTTAATCCCGGTAATTATCGAAGGGGGTTCGTACGGTTGTTCAACCCATCTTACCGGAATCGGCTGCTCGACGTAATGGATACCTGTTACTCGACGCTGAAGAACTGGTTTATCAGTCGGACTATTACCATGACGGTGGTGGGCGTAGTAACTGGAATCGGACTGGCGCTGCTGGGCGTTCCGTTCGCCATTGTCTTGGGTATTATTGCCGGGGTGTTGAACTTCATTCCAAACCTGGGTCCATATATTGCGCTGGCTCCGGCCCTGCTGGTTGCCTTACCGCAGGGCACCGAGTACCTAGTGTACGTTTTCGCCCTATACATGGGCGTGCAGTCGCTGGAAGGCTACGTATTGACACCCTTACTGGATAAAAAATTTGTATCGCTGCCCCCCGCGCTACTGTTATTCGGGCAGGTCCTAATGGGCATTCTGGTAGGTTTGGTCGGCGTCCTGTTTGCGTCCCCGCTGATTGCTGTTCTGATGATTATCGTGGAGGAATTATACGTCAAAGACCGGTTGGAACAGAAAACCTAA
- a CDS encoding DUF4932 domain-containing protein → MKLDSTQFAVLSSGSTRPFPLTALVGDTVDLGNDGYPGAYAILLTGRDSVRFNYTNSPFDQHIYIPLELPTGRATYRLRFNGVPGQFSDSYVHSHTDQDEFAIPEVYELANILWLLSEHGKQNASLPRSGLYYQQVITHFKPFLNHPVFVSINQLADTYANYYDFRENSYAYHFEHDKLMWTGPHYYVTGPDWETFNSLFRQLAPQIEDFAKKSGYRAFYQRQRPIYQQLIVQERKLMPVRKMWTWLEARFPQRFSCYRIVFSPLIGGSHSTQQYARYIQGKLYREAVMFINSPTAYTTRSDLTFPKQQGLASGVVFTEIDHNYVNPTTSRFKKSVDSIFVNRSVWTQTGGDTEDYCSPQAVFNEYMTHALFCLYIKDQYDTKTAAYVVEQRIKLMVEHRHYIRFAEFMQKLSELYSLLKPSEPMANLYPALLDWAKQVK, encoded by the coding sequence TTGAAGCTCGACAGCACCCAATTTGCGGTTCTTTCCTCCGGTTCAACCAGGCCCTTTCCACTCACTGCACTGGTGGGAGATACCGTTGACTTAGGTAACGACGGCTATCCGGGGGCTTATGCTATACTCCTGACGGGCCGAGATAGCGTCCGATTCAACTATACTAATAGTCCCTTTGATCAGCATATATATATTCCGTTAGAATTACCCACTGGCAGGGCTACCTATCGCCTGCGATTCAACGGAGTTCCTGGTCAGTTTTCGGATAGCTATGTCCACAGCCATACCGACCAGGATGAATTTGCCATTCCTGAAGTCTATGAATTAGCTAATATCCTTTGGCTGCTATCGGAACACGGTAAACAAAACGCGAGCTTACCCAGGTCAGGCCTTTACTATCAACAGGTAATTACCCATTTTAAACCCTTTCTGAATCATCCTGTGTTCGTAAGTATCAACCAACTGGCTGATACTTACGCCAACTACTACGACTTTCGGGAAAACAGTTATGCCTATCATTTCGAACACGACAAGCTGATGTGGACAGGGCCACACTACTATGTAACCGGACCGGATTGGGAGACTTTCAACAGCCTTTTTCGCCAGTTAGCCCCGCAAATAGAAGATTTTGCCAAGAAATCAGGCTACCGCGCCTTTTATCAACGCCAACGGCCCATTTATCAGCAATTGATCGTGCAGGAGCGAAAGTTGATGCCCGTTCGCAAGATGTGGACTTGGCTGGAAGCTCGTTTTCCGCAACGGTTCAGCTGTTATCGGATTGTCTTTTCGCCCCTGATCGGTGGTTCGCACAGTACTCAGCAATACGCGCGTTATATTCAGGGCAAGCTTTATCGGGAAGCCGTTATGTTTATTAACAGTCCGACCGCTTATACGACTCGGAGCGACCTAACTTTTCCTAAGCAACAGGGCTTAGCGTCGGGGGTCGTGTTTACGGAAATAGACCACAATTATGTTAATCCAACGACTTCTCGCTTTAAAAAAAGTGTAGATTCTATCTTTGTAAATCGGTCAGTGTGGACCCAAACCGGTGGGGATACTGAGGACTACTGTAGTCCTCAGGCGGTGTTCAATGAATACATGACTCATGCCTTGTTTTGTCTCTATATCAAGGATCAGTATGATACAAAAACTGCGGCCTATGTAGTGGAACAGCGGATAAAACTGATGGTGGAACACCGCCACTATATTCGGTTCGCTGAGTTTATGCAAAAATTGAGCGAACTCTATAGCTTGCTCAAGCCGAGCGAGCCGATGGCCAACTTATATCCTGCGCTACTGGATTGGGCCAAGCAGGTCAAGTAG
- a CDS encoding glycoside hydrolase family 43 protein encodes MKLSVFGSLWIICLGAALVPSKQEPSPQKLTLNKPLILEKDKPVYMLTYFRQRYPTRIEIDAKGNTVEVPLPNPMLINKLHIALSTDGRHWTPLNDNKPVWDQHVRDPFVRKGPDGIWRLLSTGGGTGNNRQEVGPSCLYITSRDLIHWQLEGPLSLMKDVRNDSGTLARNIWAPEWYYDQKTGEYLLVWSSSFEDAGWKQSRLWSCRTRDWKTFTPARVFFHPPYSVIDGTLLQAKGTYYLFHKEEEFGVKTGERRAIRVATSKSLGGPYNLVQGSLNKGQIVPVITEGPTVIKDPLKPGWLLLYDYCMTDRFGASYSADLRHWTVEKDVAFPAEARHGCISLLTAQEAQTLHATFGNTH; translated from the coding sequence ATGAAACTTTCCGTGTTTGGTAGTCTCTGGATAATCTGCCTGGGAGCCGCTTTAGTACCAAGCAAACAGGAGCCATCTCCCCAAAAGCTTACCCTCAACAAACCCCTTATCCTGGAGAAGGATAAACCCGTCTACATGCTGACTTATTTCCGGCAACGGTATCCGACCCGGATTGAAATTGATGCTAAAGGAAACACTGTTGAGGTACCGCTGCCTAACCCGATGTTAATTAATAAGCTGCACATTGCCTTGTCCACCGATGGCAGGCATTGGACACCCTTAAACGACAACAAACCGGTATGGGACCAACATGTTCGGGATCCTTTTGTGCGCAAAGGACCCGACGGGATTTGGCGACTCTTGTCAACGGGTGGAGGCACGGGCAACAACCGGCAGGAAGTCGGGCCCAGCTGCCTTTACATTACCTCCAGAGACTTAATTCATTGGCAGCTTGAAGGGCCTTTGTCGCTCATGAAGGATGTGCGCAATGACTCAGGCACCTTGGCCCGAAATATCTGGGCACCCGAATGGTACTATGACCAAAAAACCGGTGAGTATTTGCTGGTCTGGTCTTCCTCTTTTGAGGATGCGGGCTGGAAACAAAGTCGACTTTGGTCCTGTCGAACCCGGGATTGGAAAACCTTCACTCCGGCCAGGGTATTTTTTCATCCACCCTATTCGGTGATCGATGGTACCTTGCTACAGGCCAAAGGAACCTATTATTTGTTTCATAAGGAAGAGGAGTTTGGGGTCAAAACAGGGGAACGAAGGGCTATCCGGGTAGCTACGTCAAAAAGCCTTGGAGGTCCTTATAATCTTGTACAAGGCTCATTAAATAAGGGCCAAATTGTTCCTGTCATTACGGAAGGACCGACGGTCATCAAGGACCCTCTCAAACCCGGTTGGCTCTTGTTATATGATTATTGTATGACGGACCGTTTTGGGGCTTCTTACTCGGCTGATTTACGTCACTGGACCGTGGAAAAAGACGTAGCTTTCCCTGCTGAAGCCCGGCATGGTTGTATTTCGCTCTTAACGGCCCAAGAAGCACAAACTTTACACGCAACATTTGGCAACACACACTGA